One window of the Nothobranchius furzeri strain GRZ-AD chromosome 3, NfurGRZ-RIMD1, whole genome shotgun sequence genome contains the following:
- the LOC107385315 gene encoding cell division cycle-associated protein 7 isoform X2 encodes MNSDMRKLADLFTEDSENDATFYGFSDSEFVDTRLDYDDEVQLDMSPKEQQKTTSAGLPPFRLRVALRCVPSIQLSTGHDAEDSEKITTRRGVKRLRNTSKTKKDRAVKREEEESTVGHPSLSEERGSDSDEDVFDNFLLKREQNIKANKAMLAQLMADLQKIPEGAGIFKRSGKRKAKRPPHTDLTGEESRRYPERASRRQTRSMRKGQDPSSSEEVDVELSLEEELLEVRRAPRHRSTPRPNQSKPHVIRPVEDIKDDELQLVADNMTDKVYNSATGSTCHQCRQKTIDTKTCCRSEDCRGIRGQFCGPCLRNRYGEDVRKALLDPNWTCPPCRGICNCSFCRQREGRYPTGILFPLAQYHGFSDVHSYLTSLRNKLEGES; translated from the exons ATGAACTCTGACATGAGGAAATTAGCTGACTTGTTTACGGAGGATTCAGAAAATGATGCGACATTTTATGGCTTTTCTGACTCTGAATTCGTAGATACg CGTTTGGATTATGACGATGAAGTCCAGCTTGACATGTCCCCCAAGGAACAGCAGAAAACCACATCTGCAGGCCTTCCACCTTTCAGACTGAGGGTTGCATTACGCTGTGTGCCTTCCATCCAGCTGTCCACAGGTCATGATGCAGAAGACAGTGAGAAAATAACAACTAGAAGAGGAGTGAAGAGGCTGAGAAACACCAGTAAAACTAAAAAGGACAGAGCTGTAAAACGTGAAGAAGAGGAGTCAACAGTTGGCCATCCTTCTCTGTCTGAGGAGCGTGGATCTGATTCAGACGAAGATGTTTTTGATAATTTTCTGTTAAAGAGAGAGCAGAACATCAAGGCTAACAAAGCAATG TTGGCTCAGCTGAtggcagatctgcagaaaattccAGAAGGTGCAGGGATTTTCAAAAGATCAGGCAAACGGAAGGCAAAA CGTCCACCACATACTGATCTGACTGGAGAGGAGTCCAGAAGGTATCCAGAACGAGCTTCCCGCAGACAAACACGTTCCATGAGGAAAGGTCAGGATCCCTCATCCTCTGAGGAGGTAGATGTGGAGCTCAGTTTGGAGGAAGAGCTACTAGAG GTGCGCAGAGCCCCACGGCATCGGTCCACTCCACGACCCAATCAGAGCAAGCCTCATGTAATCCGTCCAGTAGAGGACATCAAAGACGATGAGCTTCAGCTGGTTGCAGACAATATGACTGATAAAGTGTACAACAGTGCCACA GGTTCTACATGCCATCAGTGCAGGCAGAAAACCATCGATACAAAGACGTGCTGCCGTAGCGAAGACTGCCGTGGGATTCGGGGTCAGTTCTGTGGGCCATGTTTGAGGAACAGATACGGAGAAGACGTGAGGAAAGCGCTGCTGGATCCG AATTGGACGTGTCCTCCCTGTCGAGGAATTTGCAATTGTAGTTTTTGCCGGCAGCGGGAAGGCCGATACCCAACTGGTATTTTGTTCCCCCTGGCTCAATACCACGGCTTCTCTGACGTCCATTCCTACCTCACCAG CCTCCGTAATAAACTGGAGGGAGAATCCTGA
- the LOC107385315 gene encoding cell division cycle-associated protein 7 isoform X1 — MNSDMRKLADLFTEDSENDATFYGFSDSEFVDTRLDYDDEVQLDMSPKEQQKTTSAGLPPFRLRVALRCVPSIQLSTGHDAEDSEKITTRRGVKRLRNTSKTKKDRAVKREEEESTVGHPSLSEERGSDSDEDVFDNFLLKREQNIKANKAMLAQLMADLQKIPEGAGIFKRSGKRKAKVRHSRPPHTDLTGEESRRYPERASRRQTRSMRKGQDPSSSEEVDVELSLEEELLEVRRAPRHRSTPRPNQSKPHVIRPVEDIKDDELQLVADNMTDKVYNSATGSTCHQCRQKTIDTKTCCRSEDCRGIRGQFCGPCLRNRYGEDVRKALLDPNWTCPPCRGICNCSFCRQREGRYPTGILFPLAQYHGFSDVHSYLTSLRNKLEGES; from the exons ATGAACTCTGACATGAGGAAATTAGCTGACTTGTTTACGGAGGATTCAGAAAATGATGCGACATTTTATGGCTTTTCTGACTCTGAATTCGTAGATACg CGTTTGGATTATGACGATGAAGTCCAGCTTGACATGTCCCCCAAGGAACAGCAGAAAACCACATCTGCAGGCCTTCCACCTTTCAGACTGAGGGTTGCATTACGCTGTGTGCCTTCCATCCAGCTGTCCACAGGTCATGATGCAGAAGACAGTGAGAAAATAACAACTAGAAGAGGAGTGAAGAGGCTGAGAAACACCAGTAAAACTAAAAAGGACAGAGCTGTAAAACGTGAAGAAGAGGAGTCAACAGTTGGCCATCCTTCTCTGTCTGAGGAGCGTGGATCTGATTCAGACGAAGATGTTTTTGATAATTTTCTGTTAAAGAGAGAGCAGAACATCAAGGCTAACAAAGCAATG TTGGCTCAGCTGAtggcagatctgcagaaaattccAGAAGGTGCAGGGATTTTCAAAAGATCAGGCAAACGGAAGGCAAAAGTAAGACACTCT CGTCCACCACATACTGATCTGACTGGAGAGGAGTCCAGAAGGTATCCAGAACGAGCTTCCCGCAGACAAACACGTTCCATGAGGAAAGGTCAGGATCCCTCATCCTCTGAGGAGGTAGATGTGGAGCTCAGTTTGGAGGAAGAGCTACTAGAG GTGCGCAGAGCCCCACGGCATCGGTCCACTCCACGACCCAATCAGAGCAAGCCTCATGTAATCCGTCCAGTAGAGGACATCAAAGACGATGAGCTTCAGCTGGTTGCAGACAATATGACTGATAAAGTGTACAACAGTGCCACA GGTTCTACATGCCATCAGTGCAGGCAGAAAACCATCGATACAAAGACGTGCTGCCGTAGCGAAGACTGCCGTGGGATTCGGGGTCAGTTCTGTGGGCCATGTTTGAGGAACAGATACGGAGAAGACGTGAGGAAAGCGCTGCTGGATCCG AATTGGACGTGTCCTCCCTGTCGAGGAATTTGCAATTGTAGTTTTTGCCGGCAGCGGGAAGGCCGATACCCAACTGGTATTTTGTTCCCCCTGGCTCAATACCACGGCTTCTCTGACGTCCATTCCTACCTCACCAG CCTCCGTAATAAACTGGAGGGAGAATCCTGA
- the prr13 gene encoding proline-rich protein 13 → MWPNQGPPPVQHNPAFPPPYNSINPAVPPPGTVLPAPNSVYYPAVGPYATPGGVAYVTPVPNTYPMTPGVYPVAPPGGVYPGPYPHSPKGGHNKGHHKGQHKDHHGGLLPLAGGLAGGMGLGMALGEHKAHKKMKKLKKAHKHGHHKHGKSSSSSSGSSDSD, encoded by the exons ATGTGGCCAAATCAAG GCCCTCCTCCTGTCCAACACAACCCTGCCTTCCCTCCCCCTTACAATTCCATAAACCCGGCTGTTCCTCCACCAGGGACTGTCCTACCGGCACCAAATTCTGTGTACTACCCAGCTGTGGGGCCATATGCAACTCCAGGGGGGGTGGCCTATGTAACTCCTGTACCCAATACTTATCCTATGACTCCAGGTGTATATCCAGTGGCCCCCCCTGGAGGTGTTTATCCTGGTCCTTATCCACATTCACCCAAAGGGGGTCACAACAAAGGTCACCACAAAGGCCAGCACAAAGATCATCATGGTGGGTTGCTTCCCTTGGCTGGAGGTTTAGCTGGAGGAATGGGGCTTGGAATGGCATTGGGTGAACACAAAGCTCATAAGAAGATGAAGAAGCTGAAGAAAGCTCACAAGCATGGACACCACAAACATGGCAAG TCATCCAGCAGCAGCAGTGGCAGCAGTGATTCTGACTGA